One window of the Rhodococcus sovatensis genome contains the following:
- the istA gene encoding IS21 family transposase, with product MKSARDRMDIISTYNQVGSYRATAELCGTTHKTVRRTVERFEAEHAGQTPAARVEREHNYDAVTELVTERVEKSQGRISAKRILPIARTAGYDGSDRNFRRLVAEEKAKWKAAHHRGRRPAVWAPGDYLVIDWATIGGLHLFCAVMAYSRWRFVAFATDERATTTMALIAEALAAVGGVPAKVLADRMACLKGGVVANVVIPTPDYVRFATHYGFAPDFCHANDPQSKGVVENLVGYAQRDLAVPLLTEAAVAGTTVDVHAANAAAKIWCAEVNARVHSETCAVPDEQLDLERELLFALPSLRLEIGPPPVTRKVDRLSCVRFASARYSVPVKFIGATVMLRQVDGRLMIIDSSSGEVLAEHDLTQPGTASVLDEHYDGARPAPNRGPRPRTTVEQQFCALGDSAERFLVGAAAIGNTRLSSELEVLLALGAAHGHEALVGALTRAVAFRRFRAADVRSILAAGAGTPQPRPAGDALILDLPTAPTRSLDAYAVRPPSSGQQVPS from the coding sequence TTGAAGTCTGCGAGGGACCGTATGGACATCATTTCCACCTACAACCAAGTCGGGTCGTACCGCGCAACCGCCGAACTGTGCGGCACCACCCACAAGACCGTCAGACGCACCGTCGAACGATTCGAAGCCGAACACGCAGGCCAGACTCCTGCCGCCCGCGTCGAACGTGAACACAACTACGACGCCGTGACCGAGTTGGTCACCGAACGCGTCGAAAAATCCCAAGGCAGGATCTCCGCGAAACGGATTCTGCCGATCGCCCGCACTGCCGGCTACGACGGCTCGGACCGCAACTTCCGCCGCCTGGTCGCCGAGGAGAAAGCGAAATGGAAGGCCGCGCATCACCGCGGCCGCCGCCCCGCGGTGTGGGCGCCGGGCGATTACCTGGTCATCGACTGGGCCACCATCGGCGGTCTGCACCTGTTCTGCGCTGTCATGGCCTACTCCCGCTGGCGGTTCGTAGCGTTCGCGACCGACGAGAGAGCAACCACGACAATGGCATTGATCGCAGAAGCGCTCGCCGCGGTCGGCGGTGTCCCGGCGAAAGTCCTCGCCGACCGCATGGCATGCCTCAAGGGCGGTGTCGTCGCGAACGTCGTCATTCCAACCCCGGACTACGTCCGGTTCGCCACCCATTATGGGTTCGCGCCGGACTTCTGCCACGCCAACGATCCACAATCGAAAGGTGTGGTGGAGAACCTCGTCGGCTACGCCCAACGAGATCTCGCCGTCCCGTTGCTCACCGAAGCGGCCGTTGCCGGCACCACCGTCGATGTCCACGCCGCGAACGCGGCCGCGAAGATCTGGTGCGCAGAAGTCAACGCACGGGTGCACTCGGAAACCTGCGCCGTCCCCGACGAACAACTCGATTTGGAGCGAGAACTGCTGTTCGCGTTGCCATCTTTGCGTTTGGAGATCGGGCCACCGCCGGTCACCAGGAAAGTCGACCGCCTCTCCTGCGTGCGGTTCGCCTCGGCCCGGTACTCGGTGCCGGTGAAGTTCATCGGGGCCACGGTCATGCTCAGACAAGTCGACGGACGGCTGATGATCATCGATTCGTCCTCCGGCGAGGTCTTGGCCGAACATGATCTCACGCAGCCGGGAACCGCGTCGGTGCTCGACGAGCACTACGACGGCGCCCGGCCTGCACCGAACAGGGGTCCGCGTCCGAGAACCACTGTCGAGCAACAGTTCTGTGCACTCGGTGACAGCGCCGAGCGGTTCCTGGTCGGTGCCGCGGCAATCGGTAACACCCGGTTGTCCTCCGAGCTCGAGGTGCTTCTTGCGCTCGGCGCCGCGCACGGCCATGAGGCGTTGGTCGGGGCGTTGACACGTGCAGTGGCGTTCCGGCGGTTCAGAGCTGCCGATGTCCGCTCGATCCTCGCCGCAGGAGCCGGCACACCCCAGCCGCGCCCTGCCGGTGATGCGCTGATCCTGGATCTGCCGACCGCTCCGACTCGGTCGTTGGATGCCTACGCGGTCAGGCCGCCGTCCAGCGGGCAGCAGGTGCCGTCATGA
- the istB gene encoding IS21-like element helper ATPase IstB, whose translation MTDNKSTDRIPAPNTAEAASLYQRLRGHLAVLKLHDAAEALPSVLDQAAAEELSMTAALDRLLSIEVEATEARRLTGRLRFACLPTPASLEDFDYDAAAGVDRKLIEELATCRYLETATNVLLIGPPGVGKTHLSVGLARAAAHAGYRTYFTTAADLAARCHRAALEGRWATTMRFYAGPTLLVVDELGYLPLPGEAASALFQVVSQRYMKTSIVMTTNRGVGSWGEVLGDNTVAAAMLDRLLHRSVVLNLDGDSYRLRDHNARSEKLRKATTGTRQPLQ comes from the coding sequence ATGACCGACAACAAATCCACCGACCGGATACCGGCACCGAACACCGCCGAAGCAGCGAGCCTCTACCAACGCTTGCGCGGACATCTCGCAGTGCTGAAACTGCACGACGCGGCCGAAGCGCTACCGTCGGTCCTCGACCAAGCCGCAGCCGAGGAACTGTCGATGACCGCGGCGCTGGACCGGTTGCTCTCGATCGAGGTCGAGGCCACCGAAGCCCGCCGGTTGACCGGAAGACTTCGGTTCGCATGCCTACCGACACCAGCCTCGCTCGAGGACTTCGACTACGACGCCGCTGCCGGTGTCGACCGCAAGCTCATCGAGGAGCTAGCGACCTGCCGATACCTCGAAACAGCGACGAACGTGCTGCTCATCGGACCGCCCGGGGTCGGGAAGACGCACCTGTCCGTCGGGTTGGCGAGAGCCGCAGCACACGCTGGGTATCGGACGTATTTCACCACCGCAGCCGATCTCGCCGCCCGCTGCCACCGAGCTGCGTTGGAGGGCCGGTGGGCCACGACGATGCGGTTCTATGCCGGACCGACACTTCTCGTCGTCGACGAACTCGGATACCTACCGCTACCCGGTGAGGCAGCATCAGCGCTGTTTCAAGTTGTCTCGCAACGGTATATGAAGACATCGATCGTGATGACCACCAACCGTGGCGTCGGATCCTGGGGTGAAGTGCTCGGAGACAACACCGTCGCCGCAGCCATGCTCGACCGACTTCTACATCGATCGGTCGTGCTCAACCTCGACGGCGATTCCTACCGCCTACGAGACCACAACGCCAGATCGGAGAAGCTCCGCAAAGCCACCACCGGAACCCGCCAACCACTACAGTGA
- a CDS encoding Mu transposase domain-containing protein, translated as MLTQEEDVEIQALKKRGWTTAAIARHTGRDPKTIRSYLNGTTTPGVRKRSIPDPFEVFLAYVTARLLDDPHLWVRTLCDELEDLGYAMSYQTLSRKIRELGLRPICQACLTATERPNAVIEHPPGEETQWDWVDLPNPPASWGWGSMAHLFVGTLACSGKWRGILAPEMTQPRVVDGLDRICRGLGGVSRVWRFDRMATVCLPESGRITASFAGVAKHYGVSVAICPPRRGNRKGAVEKSNHTAAQRWWRTLADDLTVEQAQASLDRFCSLRGDTRLRATKDGKTSVATLATSEGLHPMPATTYPAIVTTERVVSRQALVSYRGNRYSVPPELASATVTVTQVLGTDVIDIVTPSNITIARHRLAADGTGAMVRDHGHIYALEQAAMAGANTGRPHRRKERIPPGPESLAAADILRTATGTAHPTHAELNEAGSGATESDTSDAIVYDLSIYERAAHGRNTLS; from the coding sequence ATGCTTACACAGGAGGAAGATGTGGAAATACAGGCCCTGAAGAAACGCGGGTGGACGACCGCTGCGATCGCCCGACACACCGGCCGAGACCCGAAGACGATCCGGTCGTATCTGAACGGCACCACCACCCCCGGAGTGCGCAAACGCAGCATCCCGGACCCGTTCGAGGTGTTCCTCGCCTACGTCACCGCACGGCTACTCGACGACCCCCACTTGTGGGTGCGCACGCTCTGCGACGAGCTCGAGGACCTTGGCTACGCGATGTCGTATCAAACGCTCTCCCGCAAGATCCGCGAGTTGGGACTACGCCCGATCTGCCAAGCCTGCCTGACCGCCACCGAAAGACCCAACGCTGTCATCGAACACCCGCCGGGTGAAGAGACACAATGGGATTGGGTCGATCTGCCCAACCCACCTGCCTCGTGGGGATGGGGATCGATGGCACATCTGTTCGTCGGGACCTTGGCGTGCTCGGGGAAATGGCGCGGAATCCTTGCACCCGAGATGACTCAGCCGCGTGTCGTCGACGGGCTCGACCGGATCTGCCGGGGCCTCGGCGGGGTGAGCAGGGTGTGGCGGTTCGACCGAATGGCGACCGTGTGTCTTCCCGAATCGGGTCGGATCACCGCCAGCTTCGCCGGCGTCGCCAAACATTACGGTGTGTCCGTCGCGATCTGCCCACCGAGGCGCGGGAACCGCAAAGGTGCAGTAGAGAAGTCCAATCACACTGCAGCACAGCGTTGGTGGAGAACACTGGCCGACGATCTGACGGTCGAGCAAGCCCAAGCCAGCCTCGATCGGTTCTGTAGTCTCCGCGGCGATACCCGTCTGCGAGCGACGAAAGACGGCAAAACATCGGTAGCAACGCTCGCCACCTCCGAAGGACTGCACCCGATGCCAGCGACCACCTATCCGGCGATCGTGACCACCGAACGAGTGGTCTCCCGGCAGGCGTTGGTGTCCTATCGCGGCAACCGCTACTCCGTCCCTCCCGAGCTCGCATCGGCCACCGTGACGGTCACCCAAGTCCTCGGAACCGATGTCATCGACATCGTCACCCCCTCGAACATCACCATCGCCAGACACCGGCTGGCAGCAGACGGAACCGGTGCGATGGTCCGCGATCACGGCCACATCTACGCCCTCGAACAAGCGGCGATGGCCGGCGCCAACACCGGTCGCCCGCACCGCCGCAAGGAACGCATCCCACCCGGACCCGAGTCTCTCGCTGCAGCGGACATCCTGCGAACCGCCACCGGAACAGCACACCCCACGCACGCAGAGTTGAACGAGGCCGGCAGTGGTGCAACTGAATCCGACACGAGCGATGCAATCGTCTACGACCTCTCGATCTACGAACGCGCCGCGCACGGAAGGAACACCCTGTCATGA
- a CDS encoding pyridoxamine 5'-phosphate oxidase family protein: protein MSIDDMALSPTQRSTVRRGRARARLVRAELADVLASARICHLGVVIDGAPRVLPTVYGVDLEGPDRGGTLYLHGSVAARSLVVAPDADICVTVTTVDGLVLARSGFHHSMNYRSAVVLGRPRLVTDAAERGRALDAIVDQVIPGRSQHLRAHTKKELAATVVLALALYEASVKTRDGGPVDDDVDIEADRVWAGVVPIGEWVGVAEPADNLGSCVNQPAHVSALCSASPGRG from the coding sequence ATGAGCATCGACGACATGGCACTTTCTCCCACTCAGCGCTCGACTGTCAGGCGGGGCCGCGCGCGGGCGCGTCTCGTTCGCGCCGAATTGGCCGATGTCCTCGCCTCAGCCCGAATCTGCCACCTCGGTGTCGTGATCGACGGCGCACCCAGGGTTCTTCCTACGGTCTACGGAGTGGACCTCGAAGGTCCTGATCGCGGCGGAACGCTGTACCTCCACGGGTCCGTCGCTGCCCGGAGTCTGGTGGTGGCTCCGGATGCGGACATCTGCGTGACCGTCACGACTGTGGACGGCTTGGTACTCGCGAGATCCGGGTTTCATCACTCCATGAACTACCGAAGTGCAGTTGTCCTGGGTCGGCCCAGGCTGGTGACCGACGCCGCCGAACGGGGACGCGCCCTCGATGCGATCGTCGATCAGGTGATCCCGGGGCGGAGTCAGCACCTGCGCGCTCACACCAAGAAGGAGTTGGCCGCCACGGTCGTGCTGGCGCTCGCGTTGTACGAGGCGTCGGTGAAAACGCGGGACGGCGGACCGGTCGACGACGACGTCGACATAGAGGCCGACAGAGTGTGGGCGGGAGTCGTGCCGATAGGGGAGTGGGTGGGGGTAGCCGAGCCGGCAGACAACCTCGGCAGCTGCGTGAACCAGCCGGCTCACGTCTCTGCGCTCTGCAGCGCATCGCCCGGCCGCGGGTAG
- a CDS encoding PLP-dependent aminotransferase family protein has product MSAAWKRAWRDVGNAQPPQAYPDPRGEAHLRSAVADLLGRARGLHTDADSIVITTGSMHGMSLSLPVLGQGLSASPPVLAHENPGYHVATSTARRWGWSIHDVAVDGDGLVTAELDRAPNRTRAVYVTPSHQYPTGGLLTVGRRRELADFARSRDIMIVEDDYDSEFRYDVAPLPTVAEFAPDRTIYLGTVAKTLGGGIRIGWLVAPPNIVEQIAELRIDLGDYPSLPVQHAMTSLLRDGEWDRTVRAARRLYRERDRRVAAALERFGELRGVGAGMHTTLLLDPKVATSVALEVAAAGVDVETLARSTRSISPVAGLIVGYGSVSDDELNYALDMLVDALTQLT; this is encoded by the coding sequence ATGTCTGCGGCATGGAAACGCGCGTGGCGAGACGTCGGCAACGCCCAGCCGCCACAGGCCTATCCGGATCCGCGCGGCGAGGCGCACCTCCGCTCGGCGGTCGCCGACCTGCTGGGCCGTGCACGCGGACTGCACACCGACGCTGATTCCATCGTCATCACGACCGGCAGCATGCACGGGATGAGCCTGTCGCTGCCCGTCCTGGGTCAGGGTCTCTCCGCCTCCCCACCTGTGCTCGCCCACGAAAATCCCGGGTACCACGTCGCCACCTCCACTGCTCGCCGCTGGGGCTGGTCGATACACGACGTCGCTGTCGACGGCGACGGGCTCGTCACCGCCGAGCTCGACCGAGCACCCAATCGCACCCGTGCCGTCTACGTGACTCCATCCCACCAGTACCCGACCGGTGGATTGCTCACTGTCGGCCGACGACGCGAACTTGCTGACTTCGCACGTTCTCGCGACATCATGATCGTCGAGGACGACTACGATTCCGAATTCCGTTACGACGTAGCACCTTTACCGACTGTGGCCGAGTTCGCACCGGACAGGACAATCTACCTGGGCACGGTCGCCAAGACACTCGGCGGTGGCATCAGGATCGGCTGGCTCGTAGCACCGCCGAACATCGTCGAGCAGATCGCCGAGTTGCGTATCGATCTGGGCGACTACCCGTCGCTGCCAGTTCAACACGCGATGACCTCGTTGCTGCGCGACGGCGAATGGGACCGAACTGTCCGTGCGGCTCGCCGGCTCTACCGCGAGCGAGACCGACGTGTCGCAGCGGCCCTCGAGCGGTTCGGCGAACTCCGTGGGGTCGGCGCCGGAATGCACACAACTCTGTTACTCGACCCGAAAGTTGCAACGTCGGTGGCACTGGAGGTCGCAGCAGCGGGGGTCGACGTCGAAACCCTCGCGCGGTCGACAAGAAGCATCTCCCCGGTTGCCGGCTTGATCGTCGGGTACGGGTCGGTGTCCGACGACGAACTCAACTACGCCCTCGACATGCTCGTCGACGCGCTGACGCAGTTGACCTGA
- the murA gene encoding UDP-N-acetylglucosamine 1-carboxyvinyltransferase yields MSERFLVSGGNRLVGEVSVGGAKNSVLKLMAAALLAEGTSTITNCPDILDVPLMAEVLRGLGCEVVLEGSVVHITTPAEPTHRADFPAVTQFRASVCVLGPLVARCKRAVVALPGGDAIGSRPLDMHQSGLRLLGAHSEIQHGCVVAEAEELRGANIRLAFPSVGATENILMAAVLAKGETVIDNAAREPDIVDVCNMLNKMGAQVSGAGTSTLTIKGVESLKPTTHKVIGDRIVAATWGIAAAMTRGDVRVRGVNPKHLSLVLDKLRAAGSEVTSEADGFRVVQHERPTAVNFATLPFPGFPTDLQPMAIGLASVANGTAMITENVFEARFRFVEEMIRLGADARTDGHHAVVRGVPQLSSAPVWSSDIRAGAGLVLAGLCADGVTEVHDVYHIDRGYPRFVENLTDLGGSIERVN; encoded by the coding sequence GTGAGTGAACGCTTTTTGGTCTCCGGTGGTAACCGACTTGTCGGCGAGGTGTCGGTCGGCGGTGCGAAGAACAGCGTCCTCAAGCTGATGGCAGCGGCGCTTCTGGCAGAGGGTACGAGCACGATCACCAACTGCCCCGATATTCTCGATGTGCCGTTGATGGCCGAGGTCTTACGCGGACTCGGGTGTGAGGTCGTGCTCGAAGGCTCGGTCGTGCACATCACGACGCCCGCCGAACCGACCCATCGTGCAGATTTTCCGGCGGTGACGCAGTTCAGGGCGTCGGTCTGCGTGCTTGGTCCGTTGGTCGCTCGCTGCAAGCGTGCGGTGGTCGCGCTGCCGGGTGGGGATGCCATCGGCTCGCGCCCTCTCGACATGCATCAATCCGGACTGCGGTTGCTCGGTGCGCACAGCGAGATACAGCACGGGTGCGTCGTTGCCGAGGCAGAAGAACTGCGCGGAGCCAATATTCGGCTTGCGTTTCCGTCTGTCGGAGCGACCGAGAACATTCTGATGGCAGCGGTCCTCGCCAAGGGTGAGACCGTCATCGACAACGCGGCGCGCGAACCCGACATCGTCGATGTGTGCAACATGCTCAACAAGATGGGCGCTCAAGTCAGTGGTGCCGGTACTTCGACACTGACCATCAAGGGTGTCGAATCGCTGAAGCCCACCACGCACAAGGTGATCGGTGATCGCATCGTGGCGGCCACTTGGGGAATCGCAGCAGCGATGACTCGTGGTGATGTCCGTGTTCGCGGCGTCAATCCGAAGCATCTGTCGTTGGTTCTCGACAAGCTGCGGGCGGCCGGTTCGGAGGTTACGTCCGAAGCCGATGGTTTCCGGGTCGTACAGCACGAGCGCCCGACAGCTGTGAACTTCGCGACGCTTCCGTTCCCCGGTTTCCCGACCGATCTGCAGCCGATGGCGATCGGACTCGCTTCGGTTGCGAACGGAACTGCGATGATCACCGAGAACGTGTTCGAAGCTCGATTCCGATTCGTGGAGGAGATGATTCGGCTGGGTGCGGATGCTCGAACCGACGGACACCACGCTGTTGTGCGTGGGGTTCCGCAGCTATCGAGCGCTCCCGTGTGGTCTTCGGACATCAGGGCCGGTGCGGGTCTGGTCCTGGCGGGGCTGTGCGCCGACGGGGTCACCGAGGTTCACGACGTCTATCACATCGACCGTGGTTATCCCCGGTTCGTCGAGAACTTGACCGATCTCGGCGGCAGCATCGAGCGAGTGAACTGA
- a CDS encoding cob(I)yrinic acid a,c-diamide adenosyltransferase encodes MAVHLTRIYTRTGDDGTTGLSDFSRVPKTDPRVVAYADCDETNASLGVVLALGNPSKKVVQVIRTVQSDLFDAGADLSTPVVHEPKYPPLRIDQTYIDRLEGWCDEFNEDLEPLTSFILPGGTPLGALLHSARTVARRAERAAWAAVDASPEDTSTLPAKYLNRLSDLLFILSRHANPEGDVQWVPGASRSTDG; translated from the coding sequence ATGGCTGTGCACTTGACTCGGATCTACACCCGCACCGGCGACGACGGCACGACCGGGTTGAGTGACTTCTCCCGCGTACCGAAGACCGACCCGCGCGTCGTCGCCTACGCCGACTGCGACGAGACGAACGCCAGCCTCGGAGTCGTTCTGGCACTGGGCAATCCGTCGAAGAAGGTCGTCCAGGTCATCCGTACCGTCCAGAGCGATCTGTTCGACGCCGGTGCTGATCTGTCCACACCGGTGGTTCATGAGCCCAAGTATCCTCCGCTACGCATCGACCAGACCTACATCGACCGACTCGAAGGATGGTGCGACGAGTTCAACGAGGACCTCGAGCCCTTGACGTCCTTCATTCTGCCGGGTGGAACGCCACTGGGCGCTCTGCTGCACTCCGCGCGCACGGTGGCCCGTCGCGCTGAACGCGCGGCGTGGGCGGCCGTCGATGCGAGCCCGGAGGATACGAGCACATTGCCGGCGAAATACTTGAACAGACTGTCTGACCTGCTGTTCATCCTCAGTAGACATGCGAACCCCGAGGGTGACGTCCAATGGGTGCCGGGAGCATCTCGCTCCACCGACGGATAG
- a CDS encoding DUF2550 domain-containing protein: MHIGVIVLITLVVLLAGLVAAFLYRLTILRRGGTAAIMRVTPSAGGSGWRHGVIRYGDNTLVFFKLSSLRPGPDHRMTRQGIEVGERRKPRADEFDIMTDEIAVLELTDHGRHFEIALDRGALTAFLSWLESRPSGRSRRGRPAA, encoded by the coding sequence ATGCACATCGGAGTGATTGTTCTGATCACCCTGGTTGTGCTGCTCGCAGGCCTCGTCGCGGCTTTTCTGTATCGTCTGACCATTCTTCGCCGTGGCGGTACCGCGGCGATCATGCGGGTTACTCCGTCGGCTGGCGGCAGCGGCTGGCGGCACGGTGTCATCCGATACGGCGACAACACCCTCGTCTTCTTCAAACTGTCGAGCCTTCGGCCGGGGCCGGATCACCGGATGACACGTCAAGGCATCGAAGTGGGTGAGCGCCGCAAGCCTCGGGCAGACGAGTTCGACATCATGACCGACGAGATCGCGGTTCTCGAGCTCACCGACCACGGTCGACACTTCGAGATTGCTCTGGACAGGGGAGCGCTGACGGCGTTCCTGTCCTGGCTCGAATCTCGCCCGTCGGGCCGCTCACGGCGCGGTCGCCCGGCCGCTTAG
- a CDS encoding F0F1 ATP synthase subunit epsilon: MEVSLVAVEQKLWSGNATLVSAQTTEGEIGIMAGHEPVLGQLVEAGTVSITTVDGERIVAAVHGGFLSVTGKAVTVLAESADFAKDIDVDAARAVLDAGGDDKEALAMAKGRIRAAERA, encoded by the coding sequence ATGGAGGTCTCCCTCGTCGCGGTCGAGCAGAAGCTATGGTCCGGCAACGCGACCTTGGTGAGTGCTCAGACCACAGAGGGCGAGATCGGCATCATGGCCGGTCACGAGCCGGTCCTCGGCCAGCTGGTCGAGGCAGGCACGGTCTCCATCACCACGGTCGACGGCGAGCGAATCGTCGCGGCTGTACACGGTGGATTCCTGTCGGTGACGGGTAAAGCCGTCACTGTCCTCGCGGAGTCTGCGGACTTCGCCAAGGACATCGACGTCGATGCAGCTCGAGCGGTACTGGACGCGGGCGGTGACGACAAGGAGGCACTCGCGATGGCGAAGGGCCGAATTCGCGCCGCCGAGCGGGCCTAG
- the atpD gene encoding F0F1 ATP synthase subunit beta — protein sequence MTAAVAQENASGADTQSGRVVRVIGPVVDVEFPRGSIPALFNALHAEITLPTVAKTLTLEVAQHLGDNLVRTISMQPTDGLVRGTDVVDSGKPISVPVGDVVKGHVFNALGDCLDTPGLGRDGEQWGIHRKPPAFDQLEGKTEILETGIKVIDLLTPYVKGGKIGLFGGAGVGKTVLIQEMITRIAREFSGTSVFAGVGERTREGTDLHLEMEEMGVLQDTALVFGQMDEPPGTRMRVALSALTMAEYFRDVQGQDVLLFIDNIFRFTQAGSEVSTLLGRMPSAVGYQPTLADEMGELQERITSTRGRSITSLQAIYVPADDYTDPAPATTFAHLDATTELSRPISQMGIYPAVDPLSSTSRILEPGIVGAEHFRVANEVKRILQKYKELQDIIAILGMDELQEEDKVLVGRARRLQKFLGQNFIVAEKFTGEPGSVVSLSDTIEAFDKVTKGEYDHLPEQAFNSCGGLDDVEAAAKKIAGK from the coding sequence ATGACCGCAGCAGTAGCCCAAGAGAACGCGAGCGGAGCGGACACACAGTCCGGCCGTGTCGTTCGGGTCATCGGCCCCGTTGTGGACGTCGAGTTCCCGCGCGGCTCCATCCCCGCCCTGTTCAACGCCCTCCACGCAGAGATCACTCTGCCGACCGTGGCCAAGACCCTGACGCTCGAGGTCGCACAGCACCTCGGTGACAACTTGGTCCGCACCATTTCCATGCAGCCGACCGACGGACTCGTCCGCGGCACGGACGTCGTGGACAGTGGCAAGCCGATCTCGGTTCCCGTCGGCGACGTCGTCAAGGGCCACGTCTTCAACGCCCTCGGTGACTGCCTCGACACCCCGGGCCTCGGTCGCGACGGCGAGCAGTGGGGCATCCACCGCAAGCCACCAGCCTTCGATCAGCTCGAAGGCAAGACCGAGATCCTCGAGACCGGTATCAAGGTCATCGACCTTCTCACCCCGTACGTCAAGGGCGGAAAGATCGGACTGTTCGGTGGTGCCGGTGTCGGTAAGACCGTTCTGATCCAGGAAATGATCACCCGTATCGCCCGCGAGTTCTCCGGTACCTCGGTGTTCGCAGGCGTCGGTGAGCGCACTCGTGAGGGCACCGACCTTCACCTCGAGATGGAAGAGATGGGCGTCCTTCAGGACACCGCCCTTGTCTTCGGCCAGATGGACGAGCCGCCCGGCACGCGTATGCGCGTCGCGCTGTCGGCACTGACAATGGCGGAGTACTTCCGCGATGTGCAGGGCCAGGACGTGTTGCTCTTCATCGACAACATCTTCCGCTTCACGCAGGCAGGTTCCGAGGTATCGACCCTGCTGGGACGTATGCCTTCTGCCGTGGGTTACCAGCCGACGCTGGCGGACGAGATGGGTGAGCTCCAGGAGCGCATCACCTCGACCCGTGGACGCTCGATCACCTCGCTGCAGGCGATCTACGTTCCCGCCGACGACTACACCGACCCGGCGCCTGCGACGACGTTCGCCCACCTCGACGCAACGACCGAGCTGTCGCGTCCGATTTCGCAGATGGGTATCTACCCCGCTGTGGACCCGCTCAGCTCGACATCGCGAATCCTCGAGCCCGGCATCGTCGGTGCAGAGCACTTCCGCGTTGCCAACGAGGTGAAGCGCATTCTGCAGAAGTACAAGGAACTGCAGGACATCATCGCCATCCTCGGTATGGACGAGCTTCAGGAAGAGGACAAGGTTCTGGTCGGCCGTGCACGCCGCCTCCAGAAGTTCCTCGGCCAGAACTTCATCGTCGCGGAGAAGTTCACCGGTGAGCCAGGCTCGGTCGTGTCGCTGTCCGACACCATCGAGGCGTTCGACAAGGTCACCAAGGGCGAGTACGACCACCTCCCTGAGCAGGCATTCAACAGCTGTGGTGGTCTCGACGACGTCGAGGCAGCAGCCAAGAAGATCGCCGGAAAGTAG
- a CDS encoding F0F1 ATP synthase subunit gamma, producing MASILELRSRIKSVNSTKKITKAQELIATSRITKAQARVAASKPYAEEITKVLSALASASGSLDHPLLNERAEPKRAAVLVVTSDRGMCGGYNSNVLKEAEELFQLLRKEGKDPVIYVLGAKGLGYYTFRERDVKGAWTGFSQEPGYADAAKASRHLVELFMAGSGSEVDAPNGEGTIEGVDELHIVYTRFVSMLTQKPEVRRMAPLEISYTDEEIQMGADALTDSPSAADAQAQYDFEPEAGTLLSALLPKYISTRIYSSLLDAAASESAARRTAMKAATDNANELVENLSRQANQARQAQITQEISEIVGGANALADSAGSD from the coding sequence ATGGCAAGCATTCTCGAGCTGCGTTCCCGGATCAAGTCGGTCAACTCGACGAAGAAGATCACCAAGGCGCAAGAACTGATCGCCACGTCGCGAATCACCAAGGCGCAGGCCCGTGTTGCAGCCTCCAAGCCGTACGCGGAAGAGATCACCAAAGTGCTCTCGGCTCTGGCCAGTGCGTCGGGTTCGCTCGATCACCCATTGCTGAACGAGCGCGCCGAACCCAAGCGTGCGGCTGTCCTGGTCGTGACCAGCGACCGTGGCATGTGCGGTGGCTACAACTCCAACGTCCTCAAGGAAGCGGAGGAGCTGTTTCAGCTTCTGCGCAAGGAGGGCAAGGACCCGGTCATCTACGTGCTCGGCGCGAAGGGGCTCGGTTACTACACCTTCCGCGAACGCGACGTGAAGGGTGCATGGACGGGCTTCTCACAGGAGCCCGGCTACGCCGACGCGGCGAAGGCCAGTAGGCATCTGGTCGAGCTGTTCATGGCGGGATCAGGCTCCGAGGTGGACGCCCCCAACGGTGAAGGCACCATCGAGGGCGTCGACGAACTGCACATCGTCTACACACGTTTCGTGTCGATGCTGACGCAGAAGCCCGAAGTTCGCCGGATGGCACCGCTGGAGATCTCGTACACCGACGAAGAGATTCAGATGGGCGCAGATGCGCTCACCGATTCGCCTTCGGCGGCGGATGCGCAGGCCCAGTACGACTTCGAGCCCGAGGCCGGAACGCTTCTGTCGGCTCTGCTGCCGAAGTACATCAGCACGAGGATCTACTCCTCGTTGCTCGATGCGGCTGCGTCCGAGTCGGCTGCGCGCCGTACCGCAATGAAGGCGGCAACGGACAACGCGAACGAATTGGTCGAGAACCTGAGCCGTCAGGCCAACCAGGCTCGGCAAGCCCAGATCACCCAGGAAATCAGCGAAATCGTTGGTGGCGCAAACGCGTTGGCTGACAGCGCAGGAAGTGACTAA